One Fontisphaera persica DNA window includes the following coding sequences:
- a CDS encoding alpha/beta hydrolase, with translation MKKTSLALMCGLLVGWATAAYAAEGNNPPAPPRGGGGFGGPITLNPDDKPAFLEPPPGIDQRREGVPQGKLEMIEYESKSVGTTRKMQVYTPPGYTKDKKYPVLYLLHGIGGDETEWQRFAKPNILLENLLADGKAVPMIIVMPNGRAQKDDRPGSNPMATAPAFAAFDKDLFNDIIPTIESRYSVQADREHRALAGLSMGGGQTFNFGLANLDKFAWIGAFSAAPNTKRPAELVPDPAAAKQQLKLLLITCGNKDGLIRISQGVHQYLKEKEVPHIWHVDGNGHDATHWRNSLWHFMQRIFK, from the coding sequence ATGAAAAAAACCAGTCTGGCATTGATGTGTGGATTGCTTGTCGGGTGGGCCACAGCCGCCTATGCCGCCGAGGGGAACAACCCTCCTGCGCCACCCCGCGGCGGGGGCGGCTTTGGCGGCCCCATCACCTTGAATCCCGATGACAAACCGGCCTTCCTCGAGCCGCCGCCGGGCATTGACCAGCGCCGTGAGGGCGTGCCCCAAGGCAAGCTGGAGATGATTGAATACGAATCGAAATCGGTGGGCACCACCCGCAAGATGCAGGTGTACACGCCGCCCGGCTACACCAAGGACAAAAAATACCCCGTGCTCTATCTCCTCCACGGCATTGGCGGGGATGAAACGGAATGGCAGCGCTTTGCCAAGCCCAATATTTTGCTGGAAAACCTCCTGGCCGACGGCAAGGCCGTGCCCATGATTATCGTCATGCCCAACGGCCGCGCCCAGAAGGACGACCGCCCCGGCTCCAACCCCATGGCTACCGCCCCCGCCTTTGCGGCATTCGACAAGGACTTGTTCAATGACATCATCCCCACCATTGAATCGCGCTATTCGGTGCAAGCCGACCGCGAGCACCGGGCGCTGGCCGGCCTGAGCATGGGCGGCGGGCAGACCTTCAATTTCGGCCTCGCCAATCTGGACAAATTCGCGTGGATTGGCGCCTTCTCGGCCGCGCCCAACACCAAGCGCCCCGCCGAATTGGTGCCGGACCCGGCGGCGGCCAAACAGCAGCTTAAATTGTTGCTCATCACCTGCGGCAACAAGGATGGTCTCATTCGCATCAGCCAGGGCGTCCACCAATACCTCAAGGAAAAGGAAGTCCCCCACATCTGGCATGTGGACGGCAACGGCCACGACGCCACCCACTGGCGCAACAGCCTCTGGCACTTCATGCAGCGCATCTTCAAGTGA
- a CDS encoding glycoside hydrolase family 95 protein, giving the protein MIDHQWFTTALVLALTLARAASFAAGAGNSLQLWYDKPAARWVEALAIGNGKISAMVFGGVGQERLQLNEGTLWAGGPYDPVNPEAREALPEARQLVNEGKYREAAKLIGAKIMAKPLRQMPYQTVGDLRLAFAGSTNAENYRRTLDLDTAMATVTYTADGVRHQREVFASALDNVIVLRLTADPPGKLAFTASMRTPMAATVETEGKDTLVMRGMGGTAQGIKGQIRYQARVKLLPEGGEMKAEGGAVTVTNATAVTLLITAATSYKRFDDVSGDPEALVKATLDAAAKKSLAQLRAAHLADYQPRFRRVTLDLGQSEAMKLPTDERIRRFGQGNDPHLAALYYQFGRYLLLSCSRPGGQPATLQGLWNESMTPPWDSKYTININTEMNYWPAEPGNLAECVEPLLAMVEELTITGGRTAQKMYGARGWVVHHNTDIWRASAPIDGPQWGMWPCGGAWLCLHLWDRYEYSGDTTLLRRIYPVLKGASEFFLDTLQETPDKKWLVTNPSLSPENGHPFGTSICAGPTMDMQILRDLFANTIKAAALLGVDADFRQKLAATRARLAPNQIGSAGQLQEWLEDWDLKAPERRHRHVSHLYGLYPGRDIHRRDTPELAAAVKKSLELRGDKATGWATAWRICLWTHLGDGDHAYQILQHLLSPDLTYPNMFDAHPPFQIDGNFGGAAGIAEMLMQSRMGTVQEALNPAPVPEIELLPALPKAWPTGRVTGLRARGGFEVDVTWRDGRLLETTVRSLNGGKARLLYGTAAREITLPRGETYRWNGQ; this is encoded by the coding sequence ATGATTGACCACCAATGGTTCACCACGGCGCTGGTGCTGGCCCTTACCTTGGCGCGCGCCGCCTCATTCGCCGCAGGTGCCGGCAATTCCCTCCAACTTTGGTATGACAAACCCGCCGCTCGCTGGGTCGAAGCCCTGGCCATCGGCAACGGAAAAATCAGCGCCATGGTTTTTGGTGGTGTAGGGCAGGAGCGCCTCCAGCTTAATGAGGGCACGCTTTGGGCTGGCGGCCCTTATGACCCCGTCAATCCAGAGGCCCGCGAAGCCCTCCCCGAAGCCCGCCAGCTCGTCAACGAAGGCAAATACCGCGAGGCGGCCAAACTCATTGGCGCCAAAATCATGGCCAAACCCCTCCGCCAAATGCCCTATCAAACCGTGGGCGATTTGCGGCTCGCCTTTGCCGGCAGCACCAACGCCGAAAACTATCGCCGAACCTTGGATTTGGACACCGCCATGGCCACCGTGACCTACACCGCCGACGGTGTGCGCCATCAACGCGAGGTTTTTGCCAGCGCGCTAGATAATGTCATTGTCTTGCGCCTGACCGCCGACCCGCCGGGCAAACTGGCCTTCACCGCCTCCATGCGCACCCCCATGGCGGCCACTGTGGAAACCGAAGGCAAGGATACCCTCGTCATGCGCGGCATGGGGGGCACCGCCCAGGGCATCAAAGGACAAATCCGATACCAGGCCCGCGTCAAATTGCTCCCCGAGGGCGGCGAGATGAAGGCCGAGGGCGGGGCGGTGACGGTCACCAACGCCACCGCCGTCACCCTCCTCATCACCGCCGCCACCAGTTACAAGCGCTTTGACGATGTCAGCGGTGACCCGGAGGCGCTGGTCAAAGCCACCCTCGACGCGGCGGCGAAAAAATCCCTGGCTCAGTTGCGGGCCGCTCACCTGGCGGATTACCAGCCGCGTTTCCGCCGCGTGACGCTGGACTTGGGACAGTCGGAGGCCATGAAATTGCCCACCGATGAACGCATCCGGCGTTTTGGCCAGGGCAACGACCCGCATTTGGCCGCGTTGTATTACCAATTTGGCCGTTACCTGCTCCTCAGTTGCTCGCGGCCCGGCGGCCAGCCAGCCACCCTCCAGGGCCTCTGGAATGAAAGCATGACCCCGCCCTGGGACAGCAAATACACCATCAACATCAACACCGAGATGAATTACTGGCCGGCCGAGCCGGGCAACCTGGCCGAGTGTGTGGAACCCCTGCTGGCCATGGTGGAGGAACTCACCATCACCGGCGGGCGCACGGCGCAGAAAATGTACGGCGCGCGCGGCTGGGTGGTGCATCACAACACCGATATCTGGCGCGCTTCCGCCCCCATTGACGGCCCCCAGTGGGGCATGTGGCCCTGCGGCGGCGCCTGGCTCTGCCTGCACCTGTGGGACCGCTATGAGTACAGCGGCGATACCACTCTCCTGCGGCGCATCTACCCCGTCCTGAAAGGCGCCTCGGAATTCTTCCTCGATACCCTCCAGGAAACCCCGGATAAAAAGTGGCTCGTCACCAATCCCTCCCTCTCCCCGGAAAACGGGCATCCCTTTGGCACTTCCATCTGCGCCGGGCCAACCATGGACATGCAGATTTTGCGCGACCTGTTTGCCAATACCATCAAGGCCGCCGCTTTGTTGGGCGTGGATGCTGATTTCCGCCAAAAACTCGCCGCCACGCGCGCCCGGCTCGCCCCCAACCAGATTGGCAGCGCCGGCCAGTTGCAGGAATGGCTGGAAGACTGGGATTTGAAGGCGCCCGAGCGCCGCCATCGCCACGTCTCCCATCTTTATGGCTTGTATCCGGGGCGGGACATCCACCGCCGCGACACCCCCGAGCTGGCGGCCGCTGTCAAGAAATCCCTGGAATTGCGCGGCGACAAGGCCACTGGCTGGGCCACCGCCTGGCGCATCTGCCTCTGGACGCATCTGGGCGACGGCGACCATGCCTACCAGATTTTGCAGCACCTCCTCAGCCCCGACCTGACTTACCCCAACATGTTCGACGCCCACCCGCCCTTCCAGATTGACGGCAACTTTGGCGGCGCGGCCGGCATTGCGGAAATGCTCATGCAAAGCCGCATGGGCACCGTCCAGGAGGCTTTGAACCCCGCTCCCGTGCCGGAAATTGAACTGTTGCCCGCCCTGCCCAAAGCCTGGCCCACGGGCCGCGTCACCGGCTTGCGGGCGCGTGGTGGTTTTGAGGTGGATGTCACCTGGCGCGACGGCCGTTTGCTGGAAACCACCGTCCGCTCCCTCAACGGCGGCAAGGCCCGCCTGCTGTACGGCACTGCCGCTCGTGAAATCACTTTGCCACGCGGTGAAACGTACCGTTGGAACGGCCAATAA
- the arsM gene encoding arsenite methyltransferase, with amino-acid sequence MQNQAFSETEVRQQVRTHYAAIALQAEKGCGCGCGTRPETLGYAAEDIALAPPGAEMGLGCGNPTALAAIQAGQTVLDLGSGGGFDCFIVARKTGPTGRVIGVDMTPEMVAKARANTAKSGASNVEFRLGEIEHLPVADASVDWVISNCVVDLSPNKAQVLAEAFRVLRPGGRLAISDIVALQPIPEAVKADFAAYAGCVAGAASVAEWQTMLQRAGFNEVQIEIKEGSRAFIESWRQGAGEYVASANITARKPVA; translated from the coding sequence ATGCAAAACCAAGCTTTTTCCGAGACTGAAGTACGCCAGCAGGTGCGCACTCATTACGCCGCCATTGCCTTGCAGGCTGAAAAAGGCTGCGGGTGTGGTTGCGGCACCCGGCCAGAAACCCTGGGCTACGCTGCGGAAGACATTGCGCTGGCTCCCCCGGGGGCGGAGATGGGTCTGGGCTGCGGCAATCCCACGGCGCTGGCGGCCATTCAAGCCGGCCAAACGGTGCTGGATTTGGGCAGCGGCGGCGGCTTTGACTGTTTCATCGTGGCCCGCAAAACCGGGCCGACCGGGCGGGTCATTGGGGTGGACATGACGCCGGAAATGGTGGCCAAAGCGCGGGCCAACACCGCCAAGAGTGGCGCCTCGAATGTGGAATTCCGGCTGGGTGAAATTGAGCATCTGCCGGTGGCCGATGCCTCCGTGGACTGGGTCATTTCCAATTGCGTGGTCGACCTGTCCCCCAATAAAGCGCAGGTGCTGGCCGAGGCCTTCCGGGTGTTGCGCCCGGGGGGGCGTCTGGCGATTTCCGACATTGTGGCCTTGCAACCCATCCCGGAGGCGGTGAAGGCCGACTTTGCCGCCTACGCTGGCTGTGTGGCAGGGGCCGCCAGCGTGGCCGAATGGCAAACGATGCTGCAGCGGGCGGGTTTCAACGAGGTTCAGATTGAGATAAAGGAGGGAAGTCGCGCTTTTATTGAGAGCTGGAGGCAAGGCGCAGGAGAATATGTGGCGTCCGCCAACATCACGGCGCGAAAGCCAGTTGCGTAA
- a CDS encoding CBS domain-containing protein, protein MAFTGTVSAVLQQKKHSAVYSIGPEQTVFEAIGKMAEYNVGALVVVENGRLMGMISERDYTRKVALQGKSSKETKVREILTFPVITVTPATTVEECLRLMTQHRIRHLPVLENEQLVGVLSIGDLVNWIITTQSQVIEQLTHYISGSY, encoded by the coding sequence ATGGCATTTACAGGTACTGTCAGCGCCGTCTTGCAACAGAAAAAGCATTCGGCTGTTTATTCCATTGGCCCGGAGCAAACCGTCTTTGAGGCTATTGGCAAGATGGCGGAGTACAATGTGGGCGCCCTGGTGGTGGTGGAAAATGGACGCCTCATGGGGATGATTTCCGAGCGCGACTACACGCGCAAAGTGGCGTTGCAGGGGAAAAGTTCCAAGGAGACCAAAGTGCGGGAAATCCTGACGTTTCCGGTGATTACCGTGACCCCGGCCACCACTGTGGAGGAATGCCTGCGGCTTATGACCCAGCATCGCATCCGCCATTTGCCGGTGCTCGAAAATGAGCAACTCGTGGGGGTGTTGTCCATTGGGGATTTGGTGAACTGGATTATCACCACGCAGAGTCAGGTCATCGAGCAACTGACGCATTATATTTCCGGCAGTTATTAA
- a CDS encoding M16 family metallopeptidase: MQSAAHQNLAPRQRRVASGPAARVITLDHGLQIIVREDHSAPVASVQAWCKAGSIHEGRWLGAGLSHVLEHMLFKGTTTRPGAQIDREVQSAGGYINAYTSFDRTVYYIDVPNTGVQVALDILCDIMQNASLPEEEMAREMEVIRREMDMTHDDPGQRSARRLFETAYTRSPYRFTVIGYPDIFNELKREDVLAYYREKYAPNNLFFVVVGDVDAAAVEQRIRQNFAHAKARPLPPMVLPEEPRQLAAREVIEEAPIALAHVHFSWHIPDLRHPDVPALDVLATILGSGRSSRLYQTVRERLGLVNSIEAWTYSPGNPGLFGMSAVMDANKLEAARAAMLDEIEKLKSHPIKPAELQKAIKQFTSATLATRKTMAGQAQDLGASWLAAGDLDFSTRYLQAVKKTTAADLQRVARQYLTEENRTCYALTPPRPNHLAAPSITVARSASIEKFTLPNGLRVLLKEDHRLPFVEFRAVLRGGVLAETLDTSGLTTLMTRLLLKGTRKRSAERLAREIESLGGSMDTYGGNQSFGLNVEVLQADFTRGLDLLADALLHPVFPAEALERERQVQLASLENQRDQILPYAARLMRRVLFGPAGYGLDSLGETASVQKLSLADLQQMHRQLVVPSNCVLAIFGDVQTGPALKAIEKMLGRWRGRLALPPLPQPPALTKVVRHTETLEKKQALVIIGFPGVTLFDPDRHALELLQEACSDLGSRLFMRIRDQLGLAYYVGAQNFLGLTPGFFAFYAGTEPGQAALCEAEMLAEATLLRREGLAEEELQRAKAKLLGQRKIARQDLGHQAMAVALDELYGLGCHYFEQEDARIQGVTLEQVRAAAEKYLCPERMVVVVINPQP; encoded by the coding sequence ATGCAGTCTGCCGCCCACCAGAATCTTGCCCCGCGGCAGCGGCGTGTGGCTTCCGGGCCTGCGGCGCGGGTCATCACCTTGGACCACGGCCTGCAAATCATCGTGCGCGAAGACCACAGCGCGCCGGTGGCCTCGGTGCAGGCCTGGTGCAAGGCCGGCAGCATTCACGAGGGCCGCTGGCTGGGCGCCGGCCTTTCGCATGTCCTCGAACACATGCTGTTCAAGGGCACCACCACCCGCCCGGGCGCCCAAATTGACCGGGAAGTCCAGAGCGCCGGCGGTTACATCAACGCCTACACCAGCTTTGACCGCACGGTGTACTACATTGATGTGCCCAATACAGGCGTCCAGGTCGCCTTGGACATCCTGTGCGACATCATGCAAAACGCCTCCCTGCCGGAGGAGGAAATGGCCCGGGAAATGGAGGTCATCCGCCGCGAAATGGACATGACCCATGACGACCCCGGCCAGCGCTCCGCCCGCCGCCTCTTTGAAACCGCTTATACCCGCAGCCCCTACCGTTTCACCGTCATCGGTTACCCCGATATTTTCAACGAATTGAAACGCGAGGACGTGCTCGCCTATTACCGCGAGAAATACGCCCCCAACAACCTCTTTTTCGTCGTCGTGGGCGACGTGGACGCCGCCGCCGTCGAGCAGCGCATCCGCCAGAACTTTGCTCACGCCAAGGCCCGGCCCCTGCCGCCCATGGTATTGCCGGAGGAACCCCGCCAACTGGCCGCCCGCGAGGTCATCGAGGAAGCCCCCATCGCCCTGGCCCACGTGCATTTTAGCTGGCATATTCCGGACCTGCGGCATCCGGATGTGCCTGCGCTGGACGTCCTGGCCACCATCCTCGGCAGTGGCCGCAGCTCCCGCCTGTACCAGACTGTGCGCGAGCGTCTCGGCCTGGTCAATTCCATTGAGGCCTGGACTTACAGCCCCGGCAACCCCGGCCTGTTCGGCATGAGCGCCGTCATGGACGCCAACAAACTGGAAGCGGCTCGCGCGGCCATGCTGGACGAAATCGAAAAACTGAAATCCCACCCCATCAAACCGGCGGAATTGCAAAAGGCCATCAAACAATTCACCTCGGCCACGCTGGCCACCCGCAAAACCATGGCTGGCCAGGCCCAGGACCTCGGCGCCAGTTGGCTCGCCGCGGGCGATTTGGACTTCTCCACCCGTTACCTGCAGGCCGTCAAGAAAACCACGGCCGCCGATTTGCAGCGCGTGGCCCGCCAGTACTTGACCGAGGAAAACCGCACTTGCTACGCCCTCACGCCCCCGCGGCCCAATCACCTGGCCGCGCCCTCCATCACCGTCGCGCGCAGCGCCAGCATCGAGAAATTCACCCTCCCCAACGGCCTGCGCGTCCTCCTCAAGGAAGACCATCGCCTGCCCTTTGTCGAGTTTCGCGCCGTCCTGCGCGGCGGTGTGCTCGCCGAGACCCTGGACACCAGCGGGCTCACCACCCTCATGACCCGCCTTCTCCTCAAGGGCACCCGCAAACGCTCCGCCGAGCGCCTTGCCCGCGAAATCGAATCCCTGGGCGGCAGCATGGATACCTACGGCGGCAACCAGTCTTTCGGCCTGAACGTGGAGGTTTTGCAGGCGGATTTCACCCGCGGCCTGGACCTCCTCGCCGATGCCCTCCTCCATCCCGTTTTCCCCGCCGAGGCCCTGGAACGGGAACGCCAGGTCCAGCTTGCCTCGCTCGAAAACCAGCGCGACCAGATTCTTCCCTACGCCGCCCGCCTGATGCGGCGCGTCCTGTTTGGCCCGGCCGGTTACGGCTTGGATTCCCTGGGGGAGACGGCTTCCGTGCAAAAACTCTCCCTGGCCGATTTACAGCAAATGCATCGGCAGCTTGTGGTCCCCAGCAACTGTGTGCTGGCCATTTTCGGCGACGTCCAAACCGGCCCGGCCCTCAAGGCAATCGAGAAAATGCTGGGCCGCTGGCGCGGGCGCCTTGCGCTGCCACCACTGCCCCAGCCTCCCGCCCTGACCAAAGTGGTGCGTCACACGGAGACTCTGGAGAAAAAACAGGCCCTGGTCATCATCGGTTTCCCGGGCGTCACGCTTTTTGACCCCGACCGCCACGCTCTCGAACTCTTGCAGGAAGCCTGCAGCGACCTCGGCAGCCGCCTCTTCATGCGCATCCGGGACCAGCTCGGCCTCGCCTATTATGTGGGCGCCCAAAACTTCCTCGGCCTGACCCCCGGCTTCTTTGCCTTCTACGCCGGCACGGAGCCAGGCCAGGCCGCCCTGTGTGAGGCGGAAATGCTGGCCGAAGCGACCCTCCTTCGGCGTGAGGGCCTTGCCGAAGAGGAGCTGCAACGCGCCAAAGCCAAACTCCTCGGCCAGCGCAAAATTGCCCGGCAGGATTTGGGGCATCAGGCCATGGCGGTGGCCCTGGACGAACTTTACGGGCTGGGTTGCCATTATTTTGAACAGGAAGACGCCCGCATTCAGGGTGTGACCCTCGAACAAGTCCGCGCCGCCGCGGAAAAGTACCTTTGCCCGGAGCGCATGGTGGTGGTGGTCATCAACCCCCAACCCTAG
- a CDS encoding Minf_1886 family protein has protein sequence MHKVNFDEELEKILERDPRYDREAYHFVREALEHTQKMLKSRGRGRSDTRHVTGQQLLDGIRDLALKQFGPMTITVFEEWGIHRCEDFGEIVFNMVEQGLLSKTKEDSRADFQGGYDFDTAFRQPFLPSSKLSPPREPKVG, from the coding sequence ATGCATAAAGTTAATTTTGACGAGGAACTGGAGAAAATCCTGGAGCGCGACCCGCGCTATGACCGGGAAGCTTACCACTTTGTGCGCGAGGCACTCGAACATACCCAAAAAATGTTGAAAAGCCGCGGCCGCGGCCGCAGCGACACCCGGCACGTGACCGGCCAACAACTCCTGGACGGCATCCGCGACCTGGCCCTCAAGCAATTTGGCCCCATGACCATCACCGTCTTTGAGGAGTGGGGCATCCATCGCTGCGAAGACTTTGGCGAGATTGTTTTTAACATGGTCGAGCAGGGGCTGCTCAGCAAAACCAAGGAAGACAGCCGGGCGGATTTTCAGGGCGGCTACGATTTCGACACCGCCTTCCGCCAGCCCTTTCTGCCTTCCTCCAAACTTTCCCCCCCGCGGGAGCCCAAGGTTGGCTGA
- the murJ gene encoding murein biosynthesis integral membrane protein MurJ: MTSSHGQMVRSISAASLIMMGSVLLSRVLGIVREMVLAGMGGTSAEMDAYVAAFLLPEFLNHLLAGGFMSITFIPLFQERLQQGDAPGAWRLFNNLLCAGTLVMALLVAAAWIFTPQLVALLGDRIGGASPAQVTRLTRIILPAQIFFYWGALLLAVQFAHQQFLLPALAPLLYNGGIILGGLFLGRWLGVEGFAWGVLVGALAGNALVQTLGLRRLRPPLTWVLDFRDAGLRRYVWLSLPLVLGLGMQFSNEMAFRIFGAPLGEGALASLNYALRIMWALVGLFGQAVGIASFPFLTRLAVSGRLGELNQVAAGVLRRLLLLVLPVSVVLMALAPEVVTVVFQRGRFTAQSAAQTAPVLQWYLAGAFAFAAMTIVTRCFYALQNTWLPMVACTAVALASLPLYAWFSRLWGAPGIALAGSLGALVQLTVLSWLWVRRHGSQTPWTPLGQGLWQALLAAATAGGMAFGVRSLLWSVDALATWKTSYSHALVGGLAGGAGLVAGGLVLWTLGAPEARQFLQKWLPKKA, encoded by the coding sequence ATGACATCGTCTCACGGGCAGATGGTGCGTTCGATCTCCGCCGCCTCCCTCATCATGATGGGGTCGGTGTTGCTCAGCCGTGTGCTCGGCATCGTCCGCGAAATGGTGCTCGCCGGCATGGGCGGCACCAGCGCGGAAATGGACGCCTACGTGGCCGCCTTCCTGTTGCCGGAATTTCTCAACCACCTCCTGGCCGGGGGCTTCATGTCCATCACCTTTATCCCGCTGTTTCAGGAGCGCCTCCAACAAGGCGATGCCCCCGGCGCCTGGCGGCTTTTCAACAACCTCCTGTGTGCCGGCACCCTCGTCATGGCCCTGCTGGTGGCTGCCGCATGGATTTTCACCCCCCAACTGGTCGCCCTCCTGGGCGACCGCATTGGCGGCGCTTCCCCGGCGCAAGTCACGCGCCTGACCCGCATCATTCTGCCCGCGCAAATTTTCTTCTATTGGGGCGCGCTCCTGTTGGCTGTACAATTTGCGCACCAGCAATTCTTGCTGCCCGCGCTTGCCCCGCTCCTCTACAACGGCGGCATCATCCTGGGCGGACTCTTTTTGGGGCGCTGGCTCGGCGTCGAGGGATTCGCCTGGGGCGTGCTGGTGGGGGCCCTGGCGGGCAATGCCCTGGTGCAGACCCTCGGCCTGCGCCGTTTGCGCCCTCCCCTGACCTGGGTGCTGGACTTCCGCGATGCCGGCCTGCGCCGCTACGTGTGGCTCAGCCTGCCGCTGGTGCTCGGCCTGGGCATGCAATTCTCCAATGAAATGGCCTTCCGCATTTTCGGCGCGCCGCTGGGTGAAGGCGCCCTGGCCAGCCTGAACTATGCGCTGCGCATCATGTGGGCGCTGGTGGGATTGTTCGGCCAGGCGGTGGGCATTGCCTCTTTTCCCTTTCTCACCCGCCTGGCCGTCAGCGGGCGGCTGGGGGAATTGAACCAGGTGGCCGCTGGCGTGTTGCGACGGCTGTTGCTGCTGGTTTTGCCGGTGTCGGTGGTGTTAATGGCCCTGGCGCCGGAAGTGGTCACCGTGGTGTTTCAACGCGGACGCTTCACCGCGCAAAGCGCCGCCCAAACCGCCCCCGTGCTGCAATGGTACCTGGCCGGCGCCTTTGCCTTTGCCGCCATGACCATTGTCACCCGCTGTTTTTACGCCCTCCAAAACACCTGGCTGCCCATGGTGGCCTGCACCGCGGTGGCCTTGGCTTCGCTGCCGTTATACGCCTGGTTCAGCCGCCTCTGGGGCGCGCCGGGGATTGCCCTGGCCGGCTCCCTGGGCGCCTTGGTTCAATTGACCGTTCTTTCCTGGCTTTGGGTGCGCCGCCATGGCTCCCAGACCCCTTGGACTCCTTTAGGCCAGGGTCTTTGGCAGGCCCTGCTGGCGGCGGCCACGGCCGGGGGAATGGCCTTCGGCGTGCGCAGCCTGCTGTGGAGCGTGGACGCCCTGGCAACGTGGAAAACATCGTATAGCCATGCTCTGGTGGGCGGCCTGGCCGGCGGTGCGGGACTGGTGGCGGGCGGGCTGGTCTTGTGGACCCTGGGCGCGCCCGAAGCCCGCCAATTCCTGCAGAAATGGCTCCCGAAAAAGGCTTGA
- a CDS encoding YceI family protein — protein sequence MKKSVMLGLTCGLGLALAVVGAPQTFDFADPKGVNNVVFKLDAPLEAINGSANGISGKVVFDPENPAATRGEIVVSASTLHVPNPMMKEHLHSAQWMDVAKHPEIRFKAESLKNVKTAGDTTTAEVTGQLTVRGVTREVTVPVRFTYLKDKLGARTNNRQQGDLLVIRAQFSIKRSDYGINPGAPQDKVAEEIELTLSIAGAAPRS from the coding sequence ATGAAGAAATCCGTAATGTTGGGCCTCACCTGCGGGTTGGGGCTGGCGTTGGCAGTGGTGGGGGCGCCGCAGACGTTTGATTTTGCGGACCCCAAGGGTGTGAACAACGTGGTGTTCAAGCTGGATGCGCCGCTGGAGGCCATTAATGGCAGTGCCAACGGCATCAGCGGCAAGGTGGTATTTGACCCGGAAAATCCCGCCGCCACCCGCGGAGAAATCGTGGTGAGCGCGTCCACCCTGCACGTGCCCAATCCGATGATGAAAGAGCACCTGCACAGCGCGCAGTGGATGGATGTGGCCAAGCATCCTGAAATCCGTTTCAAGGCCGAGAGTCTGAAGAACGTGAAAACGGCGGGCGACACCACCACGGCGGAGGTGACCGGACAGCTTACGGTGAGGGGGGTCACGCGCGAGGTCACAGTGCCGGTGCGTTTTACTTATCTCAAGGACAAGCTCGGCGCGCGGACCAACAACCGGCAACAGGGGGATTTGCTGGTGATTCGAGCGCAGTTCAGCATCAAGCGCAGTGATTACGGCATCAATCCCGGCGCGCCCCAAGACAAGGTGGCGGAGGAGATTGAACTGACGCTGAGCATTGCCGGGGCCGCGCCGCGCTCGTAA
- a CDS encoding LptF/LptG family permease, giving the protein MRLLDRYLLRELLVPLGYCLSGFLIFWLAFLTFSEMDEFQRQGLKAGEIATYLFLTLPKTLGYVVPLGLLLAMLYSLTHHARHHELTAMRCAGVSLWRLLVPYLAVGTVCGMGLFVVNEVLMPHSLDEADQLLTRRQRAQEGEQAWQRHVVFLDYTGGHTNVVGPFDFHPVTGEMRKARVIWHAADGSRVELAAERGVYTNGHWQFHKVQQNIYAPGQPIPTERRQTEVLALPELRATPARIRSEIKVSSLSDLRAARGMSLSLREIYEYRRWHPERGRDAQLDTKWHARLAAPVTCLVVVVIAVPFAARSGRRNVFVGVASSVFLAFAYFLVQRFAEALGLSGRLAPWLAGWLPNLLFGMAGVWLTARTR; this is encoded by the coding sequence ATGCGCCTGCTGGACCGCTATTTATTGCGGGAGTTGTTGGTGCCGCTGGGCTACTGCCTCAGCGGATTTCTGATTTTCTGGCTGGCGTTCCTCACCTTTTCCGAGATGGACGAGTTCCAGCGGCAGGGTTTGAAGGCGGGGGAAATAGCCACGTACCTGTTTCTGACGCTGCCCAAGACGCTGGGCTATGTGGTGCCGCTGGGGTTGCTGCTGGCGATGTTGTACAGCCTGACGCATCACGCGCGGCATCATGAGCTGACGGCGATGCGTTGCGCCGGGGTGAGTTTGTGGCGGCTGCTGGTGCCGTATCTGGCGGTGGGGACGGTCTGCGGCATGGGTTTGTTTGTCGTTAATGAGGTGTTGATGCCGCACAGTCTGGATGAAGCGGACCAATTGCTCACCCGCCGGCAGCGGGCGCAGGAGGGGGAGCAGGCCTGGCAGCGGCATGTGGTGTTTCTGGATTACACCGGCGGGCACACCAACGTGGTGGGGCCGTTTGATTTTCATCCGGTGACGGGAGAAATGCGCAAGGCGCGGGTCATCTGGCATGCAGCGGATGGCAGCCGGGTGGAGCTGGCGGCCGAGCGCGGGGTGTACACCAATGGCCACTGGCAATTCCACAAGGTGCAGCAAAACATCTACGCGCCCGGCCAGCCCATTCCCACCGAGCGCCGCCAGACCGAGGTGCTGGCGCTGCCGGAGTTGCGGGCCACGCCGGCGCGCATCCGGAGTGAAATCAAGGTCAGCAGTCTGAGTGACCTGCGGGCGGCGCGGGGGATGTCGTTGTCGCTGCGGGAGATTTATGAGTATCGGCGCTGGCATCCGGAGCGGGGGCGGGATGCGCAATTGGACACCAAATGGCATGCGCGGCTGGCGGCGCCGGTGACGTGCCTGGTGGTGGTGGTGATAGCGGTGCCGTTTGCGGCGCGCAGCGGGCGGCGGAATGTGTTTGTGGGAGTGGCCAGCAGTGTGTTTCTGGCATTCGCTTATTTTCTGGTGCAGCGGTTTGCGGAGGCGCTGGGACTGAGCGGCCGGCTGGCGCCGTGGCTGGCGGGCTGGCTGCCGAATTTGTTGTTTGGGATGGCCGGCGTGTGGCTTACGGCGCGCACGCGGTGA